Proteins from a single region of Paenibacillus rhizovicinus:
- a CDS encoding AAA family ATPase, with the protein MRILFAFSKPNHAEAVGTGVSKEDDATYAFNESELNKALIKSGKDLDFIFVHEDIFNTKYPWEWMSYIKTSVAEMTKIVILISETTDSWYREIIQRLSLDLGISLIPNGLTLDELAEEIGSRLSAKPKSSEVAEGGGTLVTFMAASPKDGATTIAISTAVCAAQRMPEKKVLLVDFNLKSPEIRDHLNVQSDKGYQMIQADCDSGTLESSSLMKACEQLKDVANLYILTGIQRREWAEKITIEEIGHFLSVARKSFDLIIADVHTFPDQAATLKCIKDADTRLVVVQPIVTSYQSSWNDWYNSVWQHYGMKESDFKLVMNRDNKGALDGYGIEKAMGTKIIARIRNVDKGAGIKAINYGQPLYFNSGDESADFRDNILQLTAMITESAKIEMVPLQADSKSALKGRRKLFGLI; encoded by the coding sequence ATGAGAATTCTATTTGCATTTTCCAAACCCAATCATGCTGAGGCAGTCGGCACAGGAGTATCAAAGGAAGACGACGCAACATATGCCTTTAATGAATCCGAACTGAATAAGGCGTTAATTAAGTCGGGAAAGGATCTGGACTTCATATTCGTGCACGAAGATATCTTCAATACGAAATATCCATGGGAATGGATGAGCTATATCAAAACTTCTGTAGCTGAAATGACGAAGATCGTAATTTTAATATCTGAAACCACAGATTCATGGTATCGAGAAATCATTCAACGCCTCAGTCTCGATTTGGGAATTTCACTCATACCAAATGGGTTAACCTTGGACGAGTTAGCAGAAGAGATTGGCTCTCGATTGTCCGCTAAGCCTAAGTCGAGTGAAGTGGCAGAGGGTGGAGGTACGCTTGTTACATTCATGGCAGCCTCACCAAAGGACGGGGCGACAACAATTGCCATATCAACGGCAGTATGTGCGGCGCAGCGGATGCCAGAGAAAAAGGTGTTACTTGTTGATTTCAATCTGAAAAGTCCCGAAATTCGTGACCACCTGAATGTACAGTCGGATAAAGGTTATCAGATGATTCAAGCGGATTGTGACTCGGGAACACTGGAATCGAGTTCTCTCATGAAAGCTTGCGAGCAGCTGAAGGATGTAGCAAACCTCTACATCTTAACAGGCATTCAGCGTCGAGAATGGGCAGAGAAAATTACCATTGAAGAAATAGGTCATTTTCTATCGGTAGCGAGGAAATCGTTCGATTTAATCATAGCCGATGTCCATACGTTCCCTGACCAAGCTGCAACATTGAAATGCATAAAAGATGCTGATACCCGCCTTGTAGTTGTCCAGCCTATTGTAACGAGTTATCAGTCTTCATGGAATGACTGGTACAACAGCGTTTGGCAGCATTACGGCATGAAGGAATCAGACTTCAAATTGGTCATGAACCGCGATAATAAAGGCGCACTCGACGGATACGGCATTGAAAAAGCAATGGGCACCAAGATTATTGCTCGGATCCGGAATGTAGATAAAGGAGCCGGCATCAAAGCGATTAATTATGGACAACCTCTTTACTTCAATAGTGGTGATGAATCCGCCGATTTCCGCGACAACATATTGCAACTAACTGCAATGATTACAGAGAGCGCGAAAATCGAAATGGTTCCGCTTCAGGCCGACAGTAAGTCAGCTCTTAAAGGAAGGCGAAAACTCTTTGGATTGATCTGA
- a CDS encoding LytTR family transcriptional regulator DNA-binding domain-containing protein, whose amino-acid sequence MSINKIGSHLESLRIACNFSLRKAGEKSGLSHGYIRDVELGENRSTGPQIIPRPKTLRKFAEAYEADFNELMRIAGHVDDPQDSLLKTHRIVEISLDDVLYVQVDENNLVQVHLSDQVYYQSMLLHEYMQFEERLENSDFIRVHVGTYVNLRKIFFYDEKKGRIFFDKRQAGKFIDVAWLRARILRSSLDKAVVQNNTDGIVYKMEPNSSRSLIVRGI is encoded by the coding sequence ATGAGTATAAACAAAATCGGGTCCCATTTGGAATCTCTCCGCATTGCATGCAATTTTAGTCTTAGAAAAGCTGGTGAAAAGAGTGGCTTAAGTCATGGGTATATTCGTGATGTGGAACTAGGTGAAAATAGAAGCACAGGACCTCAGATTATTCCTCGTCCAAAAACATTACGTAAATTTGCGGAAGCCTACGAAGCTGATTTCAACGAATTAATGAGGATTGCTGGACATGTCGATGATCCCCAGGATTCGTTATTAAAAACTCACCGCATTGTAGAAATCAGTTTAGATGATGTCCTATATGTGCAGGTTGATGAAAACAATCTGGTTCAAGTTCATCTTTCTGATCAAGTTTATTACCAAAGCATGCTCCTTCATGAGTACATGCAGTTTGAAGAACGCTTAGAAAATTCAGACTTTATTAGAGTTCACGTTGGCACATATGTAAACTTAAGAAAGATATTCTTCTATGACGAAAAAAAAGGCCGCATCTTTTTCGATAAAAGACAGGCCGGAAAGTTTATCGACGTCGCGTGGTTGCGGGCGAGGATTCTTAGAAGTTCTTTAGATAAAGCCGTTGTTCAAAATAATACGGATGGCATTGTGTATAAAATGGAGCCAAATTCATCACGATCCTTAATCGTTCGCGGCATATAA
- a CDS encoding copper amine oxidase N-terminal domain-containing protein, with amino-acid sequence MKSKTYTAAVIAAMMLTGSVIGGGAASAAKEEPKVNMDIKLLYNARQLPSDVQPEMVNGTTLVPLRVVSDKLGGKLTLTGKSISIVKEKSSLSLTIGSATATINGKPTNLPVPVKVVKGRTLVPLRVVGEGLGVVIEYDPDLRFVWIGNKNVPTLEEVVKGKFVDSAPFYKQYPELKSYLQNQIDSKHIAILTKEDLPFAIHNATFYRMDLAYLDNQQVLQVASTDKGDLLTPFYYLTTNKNMPFRYRSANNRFLKGDIRLNCYPIPSGRDWDTIGDAWEKFSSSEIDYVGMRLPLDTGVIIKNPTR; translated from the coding sequence ATGAAAAGTAAGACTTATACTGCAGCGGTGATCGCTGCGATGATGTTGACAGGCAGTGTGATTGGTGGGGGAGCAGCTTCAGCAGCGAAAGAAGAACCAAAAGTAAATATGGACATTAAGCTGCTATACAATGCACGCCAACTTCCGAGTGATGTACAGCCGGAAATGGTTAATGGAACGACGCTAGTACCGCTGCGGGTCGTATCGGACAAGCTTGGCGGTAAGCTCACTTTGACAGGAAAGAGCATTAGCATCGTGAAAGAGAAGAGTTCGCTTTCGCTAACGATTGGCTCAGCGACGGCCACGATTAATGGGAAACCGACTAATTTACCTGTTCCGGTGAAGGTAGTGAAGGGGCGTACATTGGTTCCGCTCCGTGTTGTGGGTGAGGGGCTAGGTGTAGTCATAGAATATGATCCAGATTTGAGGTTTGTTTGGATTGGGAATAAAAATGTGCCAACGCTTGAAGAGGTTGTAAAAGGGAAGTTCGTCGACTCGGCGCCTTTTTATAAGCAGTATCCTGAATTGAAAAGTTACTTGCAGAATCAGATAGATTCTAAGCACATTGCTATATTGACTAAGGAGGATTTACCATTCGCAATTCATAACGCTACCTTCTATCGTATGGATCTAGCATACCTAGATAATCAGCAGGTACTCCAGGTCGCTTCTACAGATAAAGGGGATCTATTAACGCCTTTCTATTACTTGACTACAAATAAAAATATGCCCTTCCGTTATAGAAGTGCAAACAATCGATTTCTGAAAGGAGACATTCGACTGAATTGTTACCCGATTCCATCCGGAAGGGATTGGGATACGATTGGCGATGCATGGGAAAAATTCTCCTCTTCTGAAATTGATTATGTGGGTATGAGACTTCCTTTAGACACTGGAGTTATCATTAAAAATCCAACGAGGTAG
- a CDS encoding replication-relaxation family protein — protein sequence MDINVSPIIKPQRNVAVPEQPAWDDPYAYITDQSKLPKQDFYYIDEKINKSWITDRDIDLVRFIFVHRWVVLKQIERLFFPDVDRDKSVRDRINRLIKYGLLRRTQWSSYSLPEKNRPSIYELGDSGADILKYKYGIMVGQRDPRTPKATTMIYRMRYVITNELYIQLRQSFDLVHFEFHPSIKRKEEHVVPTAQFVLRNPKGKEMPFYLLCHREDEKWVKTIRFQARFFKEYFSSSEEKDTTLVVLVSSDEKALLASKIAEQEGLKSRIWFVTDKDLLDDAVDLRKGFFVFNDGEKLYYDLR from the coding sequence ATGGATATTAATGTATCTCCAATAATCAAACCGCAAAGAAATGTTGCGGTACCCGAGCAGCCGGCATGGGACGACCCCTACGCATATATTACCGATCAGAGTAAACTACCAAAACAAGATTTTTATTACATCGATGAAAAAATCAACAAGAGCTGGATTACGGATCGTGATATTGATCTGGTCCGATTTATCTTCGTACATCGTTGGGTTGTACTGAAACAAATCGAACGGTTGTTTTTCCCTGACGTCGATCGTGATAAATCAGTTCGGGATCGGATTAATCGACTGATTAAGTACGGTTTATTGAGAAGAACCCAATGGAGCAGCTATTCGTTGCCAGAAAAGAATAGACCAAGCATTTATGAACTAGGCGATAGCGGTGCCGACATTCTCAAATATAAATACGGCATAATGGTTGGGCAGCGCGATCCGCGAACACCAAAAGCAACAACGATGATTTATCGAATGAGGTACGTCATTACGAATGAACTCTACATTCAGTTGCGGCAGTCATTCGACCTTGTACATTTTGAATTCCACCCGTCCATTAAAAGAAAGGAAGAGCATGTGGTACCAACGGCACAATTCGTGCTTCGGAATCCAAAAGGGAAGGAAATGCCGTTTTATCTCCTTTGTCACCGTGAAGATGAGAAATGGGTAAAAACCATACGCTTCCAGGCAAGATTCTTCAAGGAGTACTTTTCCAGCAGCGAGGAGAAAGATACCACTCTAGTTGTTCTGGTATCTTCTGATGAAAAAGCTCTTCTTGCAAGTAAAATCGCTGAGCAAGAAGGTCTGAAGAGCCGGATTTGGTTTGTAACCGACAAGGATTTACTCGATGATGCCGTAGATTTGAGAAAAGGATTCTTTGTTTTCAATGATGGCGAAAAGCTTTACTATGATCTGCGATGA
- a CDS encoding HD-GYP domain-containing protein: protein MSATIEIKSDSVLVDDLKFNWSKTNESSENLKVVEALFSCLKIRDPLTAFHSIHMANYSYKLALRFDKGNAPLYYAGSLTHDIGKIGMSDRVLKGSGILTLEEREYLRKHVSDGYRILTGLGMPPIMLEIAKYHHERYDGSGYLEGLNGNNIPLPGRITAISDTYSSLTSDRPYSHAMDRSRAIKIMEQDKSKFDPFILEFIIESIIRSQT, encoded by the coding sequence GTGAGCGCCACGATTGAAATAAAGTCAGATAGTGTTCTGGTGGACGATTTGAAATTCAATTGGAGTAAAACGAATGAAAGTTCCGAGAACCTGAAGGTTGTAGAAGCGCTGTTTAGTTGCCTAAAGATTCGAGACCCTTTGACCGCATTTCACTCCATTCATATGGCGAATTACTCGTATAAATTGGCCCTCCGATTTGATAAGGGAAATGCTCCACTTTACTACGCGGGCTCTCTCACACATGATATCGGGAAAATCGGAATGTCTGATAGGGTACTAAAGGGAAGCGGCATTCTCACTCTGGAAGAGCGGGAGTATCTTCGCAAGCATGTATCGGATGGATACCGAATTTTAACTGGACTGGGCATGCCACCGATCATGCTTGAAATCGCGAAGTACCATCACGAGAGATATGACGGGTCAGGTTACTTAGAAGGACTTAATGGGAATAACATTCCGCTGCCTGGGCGTATAACTGCGATATCGGATACGTACTCTTCTCTTACATCGGATCGTCCGTATTCACATGCTATGGACCGTAGCCGGGCGATAAAAATTATGGAACAAGACAAATCCAAGTTTGATCCATTTATACTGGAATTTATTATTGAATCAATCATTCGTAGTCAAACTTAA
- a CDS encoding type II toxin-antitoxin system HicB family antitoxin: MQTAAENSNKVSITLLFEGNQHDSNYSVYIPELRLGVIGDTLEEARENAIDLAKMEQTRLRKTCKENEPIIERLEIDFE; this comes from the coding sequence ATGCAAACAGCAGCCGAAAATTCCAACAAAGTATCAATCACTTTATTATTTGAGGGCAATCAACATGACAGCAATTATTCCGTCTATATTCCGGAATTACGTCTTGGTGTAATCGGTGATACACTTGAGGAAGCGAGAGAAAATGCAATTGACCTGGCCAAAATGGAACAGACTCGGTTGCGCAAAACATGTAAGGAAAACGAGCCAATCATTGAGCGATTAGAGATTGACTTCGAATAA
- a CDS encoding ATPase, T2SS/T4P/T4SS family, which produces MDAILPARRQRNNFSIVEQLQKEKQEKKKTTANRGYQHRTLEEVVKIVQDFLKKTDGTAEEQDEHKEMVHQAGLGNPVAQEKVKAIIKQIIYDNMLYASIGELQERMSLWEAVFALTVGAGYVEDLYKGKDIEEVQVNGTEIYIMKDGVSVKFPRVFDTIEQVIRLQERLALYGRARINEQHPICHTYMYNKARLTMTQAPYSAFPTIAIRNFILKDPDLHTTLVDRGTLNKAMAQFLSLLVKYHASIIVAGGTKTGKTTTLYALAKEIPVLERVLSLETEMEMRLDERLPGRNIVPFQAVPELGISMEDAFKPLLRESPDRIIIGEIRGSEASQAVQAALRGHDTMVSLHSKYRSMIITDIMDMVKQDGRSHDDNLLKNRIGRAFNIVVYQRFVKVHDYKNIRVMTEITEIVPTESGENEMRPIFLWNMEKKDWERTEHKISDELMEHMISYGAIPEEFKEMDVY; this is translated from the coding sequence TTGGACGCTATTCTACCGGCCAGGAGACAACGAAATAATTTTAGCATCGTAGAACAACTTCAGAAAGAAAAGCAAGAGAAGAAAAAAACAACCGCGAACCGAGGTTATCAGCATCGTACGCTCGAGGAAGTCGTGAAAATCGTACAGGACTTCTTGAAAAAGACGGATGGTACGGCTGAAGAGCAAGATGAGCATAAAGAAATGGTTCATCAAGCCGGCTTAGGTAACCCGGTAGCTCAAGAGAAAGTAAAAGCGATCATTAAGCAGATCATTTACGACAACATGCTTTACGCATCTATTGGCGAGCTGCAGGAGCGAATGAGTTTATGGGAAGCAGTGTTTGCCCTTACCGTTGGTGCAGGGTACGTGGAGGATCTATATAAAGGAAAAGACATCGAAGAAGTGCAGGTGAACGGCACCGAAATTTATATCATGAAAGATGGAGTATCGGTAAAGTTCCCAAGGGTTTTTGACACAATCGAACAGGTAATTCGCCTTCAGGAAAGACTTGCACTTTATGGGCGTGCTCGAATTAACGAGCAGCATCCGATATGTCATACCTATATGTACAACAAAGCGCGGCTTACCATGACGCAGGCTCCATACTCGGCGTTTCCGACGATCGCTATCCGTAACTTTATTTTGAAAGATCCGGACTTACACACTACGCTTGTCGATCGCGGGACTTTGAATAAGGCGATGGCCCAGTTCCTCAGTCTTCTTGTAAAGTATCACGCCTCAATTATTGTTGCCGGCGGTACTAAGACTGGGAAAACGACAACCTTGTATGCTTTAGCGAAAGAAATCCCGGTCCTCGAGCGTGTACTTTCACTCGAAACGGAAATGGAAATGCGACTCGATGAACGCCTTCCTGGTCGAAACATCGTTCCTTTTCAGGCAGTTCCTGAACTCGGAATATCGATGGAAGACGCCTTTAAGCCGCTTCTCCGGGAGAGCCCGGATCGCATCATTATTGGCGAGATTCGCGGTTCAGAGGCATCCCAGGCAGTGCAAGCAGCACTTCGTGGGCACGATACAATGGTCTCGCTTCACTCTAAATACCGCAGCATGATTATCACCGACATTATGGATATGGTGAAGCAGGATGGCCGATCGCATGATGACAACCTACTTAAAAACAGAATTGGCCGTGCATTCAACATCGTCGTTTACCAACGCTTTGTAAAAGTGCACGATTACAAGAATATCCGTGTTATGACCGAAATCACCGAAATCGTTCCGACCGAAAGCGGTGAAAATGAAATGCGGCCAATCTTTCTATGGAACATGGAGAAAAAGGATTGGGAGCGAACGGAGCATAAAATCAGCGACGAGCTGATGGAACACATGATCAGCTACGGCGCCATTCCCGAGGAATTCAAAGAGATGGACGTTTACTAA
- a CDS encoding type II secretion system F family protein yields the protein MEPIVGRLLVGFMVIRRNRFYDKRKNNGRLENVPTKSIFDHPVIKKLDEYMSIAEIKTPAKYLLSICMIILLLLFIVSNKLMPAPLYNLIIGVLFGTIPLLWVWSRHQKKTLAMAKVMIPTVQNFIGFFTDAENLENAIYKSARTIEPEIANEWNRLIMDLQTGEKPEKALIQFAERVGNDWAHYFADILITHIDTGVNITASLFKLISEMQNSEYNEEKRITLLTTYKWGTFIMIALSVFVVYFNIKMDPANYRYYFLTASGVHIVTLSVIVLFISFLGAMHMGRKKL from the coding sequence GTGGAGCCGATTGTCGGACGTCTCCTAGTCGGGTTCATGGTCATAAGACGGAATCGCTTCTACGACAAACGTAAAAATAATGGACGGCTCGAGAATGTACCAACTAAGTCCATTTTCGATCATCCCGTTATTAAAAAACTGGACGAGTACATGAGCATAGCAGAGATCAAGACGCCAGCAAAGTATCTGCTCTCTATATGCATGATCATCCTGTTACTGCTGTTCATTGTTTCAAATAAGCTCATGCCCGCTCCACTCTATAATTTGATCATTGGCGTATTGTTCGGTACTATCCCGCTTCTATGGGTCTGGTCTAGACATCAGAAAAAAACCCTTGCGATGGCAAAGGTCATGATTCCTACCGTACAGAACTTTATTGGATTCTTTACGGACGCGGAAAATCTTGAAAATGCCATTTACAAGTCAGCGAGAACCATAGAGCCAGAAATCGCAAACGAATGGAACAGGCTAATCATGGACTTACAGACAGGAGAAAAGCCGGAAAAAGCCTTAATCCAGTTTGCAGAGCGTGTAGGTAATGACTGGGCTCATTACTTTGCAGACATCTTGATTACGCACATCGATACTGGCGTTAACATTACGGCCTCCTTGTTTAAGCTGATAAGCGAAATGCAGAACTCCGAGTACAACGAAGAAAAACGGATCACGCTGCTTACGACGTACAAGTGGGGAACTTTCATCATGATCGCATTGTCGGTATTTGTTGTTTATTTCAACATCAAGATGGATCCGGCAAACTACAGGTACTACTTTTTAACCGCATCCGGTGTGCACATCGTTACTCTATCTGTTATCGTACTGTTCATTTCGTTTTTGGGTGCGATGCATATGGGGAGGAAGAAACTCTAA
- a CDS encoding SAF domain-containing protein, translating to MNRKWMSALIGLIIVAGCAIGFSKYMQSVQTDVTTMQIWKPVTMIQSGQLITSNMVKKVSIPTVQHMDNALLDKNQIIGKRALIPIGETEEFLSWKLGDDTLYPTGDEEYIGFKIDFVGAVNNMVRRGDKVAAWVEYTQPKVLNGNGEEISEVQQAALLAANPMVTFKKIYTKQLIPNLTVAYVKDAEGNEIADATSNGPLSLGSSSQKDEENAERYRQNATGQPAYITFIMSPAEYEVFAAGAKDGTIRLGLPNSMNIIGTVTKVESKVGDQQAKDQTVPVTKIDTNISITPDKKNVPANAQTNSGTESKEGVSK from the coding sequence ATGAATCGAAAGTGGATGTCCGCTCTCATTGGCTTAATTATTGTAGCCGGATGCGCAATAGGATTCAGTAAGTATATGCAAAGTGTTCAAACAGACGTTACTACTATGCAGATATGGAAACCGGTGACGATGATTCAATCCGGCCAACTTATTACATCGAACATGGTTAAAAAGGTCTCCATTCCTACCGTACAGCATATGGACAATGCGCTTCTAGATAAAAATCAAATTATTGGGAAGCGTGCCCTGATTCCAATTGGCGAGACTGAAGAGTTTCTTTCTTGGAAATTGGGCGACGATACACTATACCCCACGGGGGATGAGGAGTATATCGGTTTCAAGATCGACTTTGTAGGGGCAGTCAATAACATGGTTCGACGCGGCGATAAGGTGGCAGCTTGGGTGGAATACACCCAGCCCAAGGTACTGAATGGAAATGGGGAAGAGATAAGCGAAGTGCAGCAAGCTGCGCTACTTGCCGCGAATCCCATGGTAACGTTCAAGAAAATATATACCAAGCAGTTAATACCCAACTTGACTGTGGCGTACGTCAAAGACGCAGAAGGTAATGAAATCGCGGATGCAACATCTAACGGCCCATTATCTCTTGGTTCAAGCAGCCAAAAAGACGAGGAGAATGCAGAGCGATACCGTCAAAATGCTACGGGGCAGCCGGCGTACATCACGTTCATCATGTCACCTGCAGAATACGAAGTCTTTGCAGCTGGAGCGAAAGATGGAACGATACGGCTTGGCTTGCCGAATTCAATGAATATCATTGGTACGGTCACAAAGGTTGAGAGCAAAGTAGGCGATCAGCAAGCTAAGGATCAAACCGTACCAGTTACAAAAATTGATACTAACATTTCCATCACGCCTGACAAGAAAAACGTACCGGCAAATGCCCAGACGAATTCGGGAACGGAAAGTAAGGAAGGGGTGTCTAAATGA
- a CDS encoding TadE/TadG family type IV pilus assembly protein — translation MLLGRLLKPIRNEKGISNLIVLLIVLPIFFGVTVMIATTFLYVMRQAKLDDIKDRALQMVETSGYLSPAIQNDIKNKMAQLGYPAVTKNGISYPYFTGSTLTKVGKFDADPTVKLVIQYPATDLAKIMIFFGVDSTEDPGYFYIEEYGRSEEK, via the coding sequence ATGCTGCTAGGACGTTTACTCAAGCCCATTAGAAATGAAAAAGGAATATCCAATCTCATCGTTCTCTTAATCGTACTTCCGATCTTTTTCGGCGTAACAGTGATGATCGCAACAACCTTCCTCTACGTCATGAGACAAGCTAAACTGGATGACATTAAGGATCGTGCACTTCAAATGGTCGAGACCTCCGGGTATCTCTCGCCTGCCATTCAAAACGATATAAAGAATAAAATGGCGCAGCTGGGCTATCCTGCAGTAACTAAAAACGGCATATCTTATCCGTATTTTACTGGCAGTACGTTGACGAAAGTAGGGAAGTTTGATGCAGACCCTACCGTAAAGTTAGTCATTCAATACCCCGCTACAGATTTAGCGAAAATAATGATCTTTTTCGGAGTCGATTCGACAGAGGATCCCGGTTACTTCTATATTGAAGAATACGGGAGAAGTGAAGAGAAATGA